CAAGAAGTTACTGAGGCTGTAATCACAGTACCAGCCTATTTTAGCGATGCTCAACGTCAAGCTACAAAAGAAGCTGGTGAAATTGCAGGATTAAATGTTCGACGCATTGTAAATGAACCAACCGCCGCATCTTTGGCTTATGGCTTGGATAAAGTTCACAAAGACATGAAAATTGCGGTATTCGACCTTGGTGGCGGTACATTCGATATTTCCATACTTGAATTAGGAGACGGCGTTTTTGAAGTAAAATCAACCAACGGCGACACTCACCTTGGAGGTGATGATTTTGACCATGTAATCATTGACTGGCTCGCACAAGAGTTTTTAAATGAAGAGGGAATTGACCTGCGCAAGGACCCAATGGCTTTACAACGCCTGAAAGAAGCCGCAGAAAAGGCTAAAATTGAATTATCAAGCTCCACTTCAACTGAAATCAATTTACCATATATTATGCCCGTAAATGGCATTCCAAAGCATCTCGTAAAAACATTGACACGCGCCAAATTCGAACAACTTGCAGATTCATTGATACAGTCTACTATTGAACCTTGTCGTAAAGCGTTATCCGATGCTGGTCTAAAAGTATCCGAGATTGACGAAGTAATTCTGGTTGGTGGATCAACCCGTATTCCCGCAATTCAGTCTATTGTGGAAAAATTCTTCGGGAAAGCACCTTCAAAAGGGGTTAATCCTGACGAAGTTGTAGCTGTAGGAGCTGCTATTCAGGGAGCTGTTTTAGCAGGTGACGTTAAGGATATTCTATTGCTGGATGTAACTCCGCTTTCGCTTGGCATTGAAACTTATGGAGGCGTTATGACAAAATTAATCGAAGCAAACACAACTATTCCGACAAAGAAATCAGAAATTTTCAGTACAGCTGCTGATAATCAACCTTCTGTTGAAATTCGGGTATTACAGGGAGAACGTCCAATGGCTCGCGATAACAAGCAAATCGGCGTATTCCACCTTGATGGAATACCTGCAGCTCCACGCGGAGTTCCTCAAATCGAAGTGTCTTTTGATATTGATGCAAATGGCATTCTGAAAGTGTCTGCCAAAGATAAAGCCACAGGCAAGGAACAAAGTATCCGGATAGAAGCTTCAAGTGGCTTAACCGATGCAGAAATTAAGCGAATGAAAGATGAAGCTGCTGCCAATGCTGAGGCTGATCAACGAGAAAAAGATCGTATTGACAAGTTAAATCATGCTGATAGTCTGATTTTCAACACAGAGAAACAATTAAACGAATTAGGAGACAAATTTCCTGCTGACAAAAAAGCACCTATTGAGGCAGCTTTGAACAAGCTAAAAGAAGCACATAAAGCTCAAGATCTTACAGGTATTGATGCAGCCACCAAGGAATTGGAAAGTGTACTTCATGCCGCAAGCCAGGAAATGTACAATGCACAATCTGCCGGAGGAACGCAACAAGGTGCATATCAACAACAAGCATATGACAACCCAGCTTCAGAAAGTGGGAATGGCAAAGACAATGTAACTGACGTTGACTACGAAGAAGTAAAGTAGTCGCTTTGTTTTTATCTCTATATATGCAACCGCTATAGTGTAAATACATTGTAGCGGTTTTTTTATACATACCAAAAGCTCTGTCTTGAGAAGTCTGTTTCATCCTATAAAAACGATTCCGCTATTATTTCAGGATAATTATTGCACATACAATGAAAGTTCTAGCGTTAAATCTTATTTTTGTGTTCTTAGAAAGAGAATACCTCCAAAAAAAATCATTTAGAATCTCCATTCTCGAAAATATCAAAAATATAAGACTATGAAGAAATTAGCACTCATAACCAGTTGCCTTATATGGTTCGTTATTACGATCGTTGCCCAAAATCAAGCTCAATATGAACGATTTGTTACTTCATCAGGAGCATATACAGTCTCTCAATATAAAGACAGCATCTATAAAATAAACTTCCAACCAAATGGTTATAAGCATAATGAATCGATCAGTGATGCTGTAATTTTAAAACCGGAGACAATCAAAAAAAAATTACCGGTTGTTTTATATCACGACTCACTGGTTGTTAATCACCGTTTTGTTATTGCTTCTACTTTTCATAACGGGCACTATAGGGGGTTTAATATTGCCCTCAAAAAAGGCGAAAAGATTTTTGGAACAGGAGAACGTGCATTGCCATTAAACAGGCGAGGTTATCACTTAGATTTGTATAATATTCCGCATTATGGTTATGGTGTTGGAGAAAAAAATCTAAACTATGAAGTCCCATTCCTGACAACTTCATGCGGATATGGCCTCTTTTTTGACAACGTATCAAAAGCTTATCTTGATTTGGGGAAAAGCAACAGTAAAGTATTGCAATATGGAGCATATTCAGGAGCTTTAACTGTGTATGTTATTTTTGGAGATTATCAAACCATTCTTCATTCATATTACCAACTGACTGGCACTCAACCGATACCTCCGCGTTGGGCTTTTGGGAACTTAATGAGCAGGTTTGGGTATACAAGCCAAGCCCAAGTGGATCAGATTCTGAAAAAAATGACTCAGGATTCAATTCCCGTTGATGCAGTAATTTTCGATCTTTTCTGGTTTGGTGACCATATCAAGCATACACTTGGCAATCTGGAATGGGTGGACAAAAAAAATTGGCCGGATCCGAAAGCAATGATTTCTGGCTTTTCTAAACAAGGCATAAAGACTATTTTAGTCACCGAGCCTTACTTGGTCAAAAACAGCCTGCATTACAACGAAGCGAAACCCTATTTTGCGGTTGACAGTACAGGCAAAAAGCCCTATTTTCTTACTCAATTTTATTTTGGGAACGGAGGATTGCTTGACCTGTTCAGAAAAGATACTCAAAATTGGTTCTGGCAATTTTACCAACGTCAAATGAAAAATGGAGTTGAAGGCTGGTGGGGAGATCTGGGTGAACCGGAAACTCATCCGGCAAACATGTTTCATAATCTAAAAACCTTGGGGTTCAAACGACTCTTTAGTGCTGATGAAGTGCACAATTATTTTGGACATGTATGGACAAAAATGCTATTTGAAAAATATGCTCAATTTTATCCTGACAAACGGCTATTCAGCCTCAATAGAAGCGGTTATGCCGGTACTCAGCGTTATTGTATTTTTCCATGGACAGGCGATGTCGGTCGAAATTGGAGTGGTTTGCAAGCACAATTAATGGTTTTATTAGGGATGAGCATGAGTGGCATTCCCTATGTACATAGTGACGCCGGAGGATTCGCCGGAGGTGATGGCGATTACGAGTTATATGTTCGTTGGCTTCAATTTGCTGCTTTTACCCCTATTTTTCGTCCTCACGGAACGGCACTTTATAAAATGGATACTACAGCCTTTAGCTTTCCAAGTGAAGCTGCATTAATGCCAGAGCCATACAGATACTATGCCAAACAGGCAATTTATACGCGTTACCGATTATTACCTTATAATTATACACTAGGTTATCAACAAGCGAAGAATGGACAACCATTAATATCTCCCTTATATTATTGGTATCCAAATGATACCATAGCCAATCATATTCAGGACGAATATATGTGGGGAGATGAAATTCTTGTAGCTCCTGTCATTGAAAAGGGAGCAACCACGCGGACTTATTATCTGCCAGCCGGGAAGTGGTATTCGATACTAACTCATAAGATAATGATTGGCAATCAGTTTTACACCGAACAATGCCCACTCGCAGACATCCCCTATTTTTACAAAGAAGGTAGTTTTATTCCTGAAGATAAGACAATTGAACAGGCTGGGCGATATAACGGAGGTGATTTAATCATTCTATATGTTCCTTCAACCAAACATTCGTCTTACGATCTTTTTAATGATGACGGCATTTCCAAGAGCAGTCTTAAAGACAAACATTATGAATTAATTCATTTTGCATCCGACGGCTTTCATGCACATGGTGGAACGATCTCCATTGTTTCCAATCATGGGCAATACTATGGGAAACCTTTTAAACGCCATTTTGATTTGCAAATCCCAATGAATGAACGTTGTCCAAATACTATTCTTTTCAATGGAGAACGGATATCACTTGCATCAAATTCAAGGCATAAAGACCTACAGGTAAGTTATATCAATGGTATTCTGCATTGTATGTTTACATTTGACGGTAAGCCGGTTACTATAAAATTAGAAGAGTAGCAGGATAAGTATGTTGTATCAAGGTTATAATTTTCTCAACACAATTTGATCCTGATATGCCTGATTAACAGTATCCAAAAATGATTTAAAGTCATCTTTTCCCTTTGCAGGCAATTCTTCTGCCGGGATAGCGATAGTCTGAACAATCTTCAAGGTCTTATCATGAATCGAAATATGCGAGAAAAATTTTCCAAATGACTTTTGCAAGGAGATGTCAGCAGGAACTTTCTCAATGGTCAGGTCATTGGGAATTGTAATAATTAGTGTATCACTTTCCATATTTCCATTTTGAATAACGATAGGATATTTTCTGAACTTAGAAGAGAAAAACGGATATAAGTTTTTTCTGGGATTAACAGATACAAACATATGGGAACCTGACAATGTCGCATATGTATCTGACGATAGTGAGTATGTAAGTTCTAAAGATGGCAATGAATCATGATGATCAACTAATGCTATATTGCTGATTTTTAAGCTTGGGAGATGATAATCGGCTGCGATTATCTTAATTCGATCATCATTATTGGCAATTTTCTCAAAAGGCAACATTTCTTCATAATGAGATAACGTATACACACTGTGTATCTTTGCTTGTAATTCGCCAGAATTGGACAGATTAATATACATTGCAGTACGTACATATGAAGCAGAATCAGGATAAGAAGGCAAGTGATACAACCGTCCGCCTGCGGATGTCACCAGCAAAGCATCGTGCCCTGCTATTTCATGATGAATATAACCAAAAGGCACCACAGAGCTAGTACACTCCAACGGAATAGTATCTTTACCCAAAGGCACTATCAAAATTGCATGATTAGCTTGTCTCGGACTTGCAAAGGATGTAATCAGGTGTGCACGATCTGTATTTATAATTGTATAGAAAGAAGGAATTCCAATCACCTTTAACATAGCCATCATATAATTACTCAAACCTTTACAGTCTGAAAAACCAGTTTTATAAACAGTAGCAGCCGGCATAGGCTGATAGCTGCCAATCCCTAATTGAATGCTAACATAACGTGTAGAACTTTGCAAATAATGATATAGACGTTTTACTTTTTCTTTTTCTGACCTAGCCCCAGAAGTAATTTCCTGTATTTTTTGAACGGCATCAGGCGGTAGTTCATCTTGCTTGGCCGATAACATCCACAGCCATTGTCCCACATCTTGCCATGAAGCTAAAGAACCAGTCGATTTATCAAAGCTAAACATAACAGGTTTAAGTTGAAGCCGGGGAGCTAATGTATAAAACGAAGGCATAAGATCTTCTTCGTCAATAGCTGGCAATCCATTCAACATCCAGGTATAAATACTGTGATTTTTCTCCATAGTAGAATCAGCTGTCTGTGGCATATTTCTAGCAAAGGCCTGAAACTTAACATTCATAGGCATTGTCAGGTGATACACCGCTTGCTGAACTGATTGTTGAAAATCCTGCATAGGAGAAAATGAAGGGAAATCCATCATCCCATTAACCCAATCTTCTTCATATTCATACACAACAGTATATGGGTATACAGGCTGACTGCACTCATAGTAAGAAATACTTTCGTCTGTTGCTAATTCAGTGGAAATAGAAGAAGTACGCAGATCGGACATCTTTATTTTCTTAATTACTTTCCCGGTTTGATCTAAAATTTTTCCGGAGAATTTTTTCAATTTCCAGAATTTACCAACTCCATCGCTAAAATTTGCGGCATCACTGCCTTTATCATTTAAAATAGTAACAGCCCGTGTCACTTTCAATACTCCATTTTCAGAATTAATATATTCAAAATCATTTGATTCATAACGCACTACAGAATAAGCATTTTTACGTAATGAATCAGGAATTTGACTTACCGGATAAAAACATTCTTTTTGTGCTAACGTCACTACGAAAGAAAAAAATACAAGATATAAAATGGATATAAACCGTTTCATGTAAGAGAATTATAAGGTTATCTTTTTTAATACAATTTCCTGATTATCTTGAGCTGTTAGGTTTGCCCAAAAATCACGCAGGTAGCCATAATCAGTCACAGGATATATTGTTTCATTCAGTGACAGAACTACCATCATCCTAAGAAAATGATCATCTTTTTGAAGCATATAACGGTATGTAGCATCGTTTTGTTTAATAGATGATTTCTCTGATTTTGGCAACGCCTCAAGAGCATAGCCTTTAGGCACACTAATCACGACACTGGTAAGATCGGTAAACGGATAACTGAATTCTACCGGCAAATCACGTTTTTCTGCTTTAAATGGATTTGAGTTATCATTAAAAATAGTCAATGGATTTAGAAATACAACAGAATCAGACAAGGCAAAGGGTTTTGCAAATGTATATTTTTCAACAACAGGTTTATTTACACTATCTAACCCCTGAATCGAATAATTGGATATAGAAATACCAAATTTACTTTGGAGAGCATCAATTCTTTCTTCCTGATTCTTGTATGTTTCATAGTTTTCACGAAACACATATGCAGCTTGATTGTTCTTAGTGCTAGTTACATTGACGATCATTTTTCCATTTTCAAACTCAATTTTACATATATCATAGTTTGTACTTGGAGCAACATGAGACAAATCTACCCACGTCGATTGATTGCCTTCTGGACCTCTGATGGCAAGAGCCCGATCGACCAAATAATCTTCATCCAGAACGTTAATAGGAGCATTTTTACGAGAAGCATCCATATATAATGTATCTTGAGAAGTAATAACTCCAACCACAAAATAATTAAATCCATCAATTGATGGATTTGCTATCGGCAAATGACCCTCACTCCGCTTGCTCATTACCACAGGAAAAGCATTGTATCCAGCATCTTTCAACATATCCAATAATATAAAATTGATCTCAGCAGAATTTCCGACTCCATCTTTGATTGCTTTTTTCAATTTAGAGGTATATAAAGCTTCCTTCTTGTTCCATTTTACTTTTGCTTGTACCAAATGGTATAAGGCATCAATTTTATCACGATCTGTCAATTGAGATGAAGCGATTGCTTTGACTTCATCTTTAAAAAAGCCTGACTGCTTTAAATTATCTCCAAATTCGGGATCATCCAATAATGCTTTTTCTACTTCATTCCACGTTAGAGCAAAAGATTTATACAATTGGCCTGGTACCTGAACTCCAGAGATTTCAAAAGACACCCCGCTATAATAATCATTCATATTGGGGACATAGCTTTCCTTCTTCAAAGCAGGCAGATTCTCTGCTTTCATAAACAAGTGAGTACATGGAATACTAGCCATATCACCATTGAAAATAAAAGTTTGATTGACAGGCTCTTTTTTAGTAGTGAAAGGATAATATCCTTTTTCGTTAATATTAAAAATAAAATAATTAGGAACAGTTACATCATAAATACTTTCTAAAACAGGGATGGAGTTCTGAAACCGCCATGGACGGATTCTTCCTTCTAAATCAGAAACTATTGTATACTTATATTCAATCAGTGATCCCGCTTTTACATTAGGTAATGAAAACTTGAGACGAAAGTGTTTGCCTTCTTCATTATCCGTAAAAATATACTTTTTGTCCAATCTCGTTTTTTCAACCTTCCCATTGACAAAATTGTAAACATATCCGTCAATATCTTGCACACGTTCATGACTTCCAGAGCCATAATCAACATATGGAACTTCCACATTAGCGTATTTAACACCCTCTGGTTTCAAAATCTTTATTTTGGAATATATTTCATAATACACTTGGAATCCTTGATTGATTTGATAATATGCAGTCCCTTTTTCGTACAAAATGACAGCAGAAGCACTTGTATCAGCAGGAAATGTTGTCATTTTAATTTCACCATCACTAATCTTCCCAAATTTTTGCACATCATTACCAGCATAACTCGTTAAAGATAACAAAGTAATCGATAGGAACAAAAGCCATCTCAAATTAGGACGAAAGGCTGGAATAAAAATAAAATTAAAGCCTAGTTCGGTTTTATTGGCAGGAAATACATCAAAAGTAAAATTATTAGCTTTCATAATATCTAATTCATTAAGGGGAAAATAATATATAAATATCTGATTAACTTGAAGTTATTTTTTTATACCTATGGTTCATGGCTACAAGAGACATATATCGATTACAATTTAATGCAAATTTAGTATTTTATTTTTGAATAAAACAAGTTACATATAAATATTCTATTATAAAACACGCATCTCAAATAATATTTAATACTGAAGGGCTATAACATTATAAATAAGATATTTACACACTAATAATCACAAGAAAACGACAGATAGAACGGCAAAAAATAAAATAGCATCCAGTTTACAGATCCAATAAATTATGTAATTTTGAATTTTATATTCACCCCTAAATCACACAACTATGATTCATTTTCTAGAACCATTACGACATTATGTATGGTTTGGACCTACACTCATTAGCCTATTTATTTGGGAGTTATGCTGGAAGCTAATTACCTTTTGGAAAGCTGCCCGCCGTAATCATCTGGTTTGGTTCATTTGCATTGGCATCATTAACACGGTTGGTATTTTACCTATCATTTACCTCCTGATATATAGAAACACACCGGAAATGCACGAAACAAAAGAATAAATTAAGAAAATCCAGATCAGAAAACGAGATCACGCAGTTATCCAAACAGCTTCGTCATTTTAATACATTTTTCGTATGGATGCAGAAGAACAAGCGCGTAACAATATGGTGATCAAACAGATTGAAAACCGAGGAATTTCCAATCAGTCTGTGTTGCAAAGTATCAAAAAAGTACCGCGTCATCTGTTCGTTCCGCCCGCTTATCGTCATGCTGCCTATGGCGATCATCCCTTACCTACGTCGTGCGGACAAACTATCTCTCAGCCATATATCGTTGCGTTAATGACTGAGTTACTCGTTCCGCAAAAACATCACAAAGCACTTGAAATTGGAACAGGCACAGGATATCAAACAGCAATTCTGGCTGAATTAGTGCAAGAAGTTTATACGATAGAAATTTACTCCCAGTTACAAGAGACTGCAAAAAATACACTTACATCACTTGGTTATCAAAACATCCGGTTCATACTGGGGAATGGTTATGAGGGATACCTTGCAGCTGCTCCTTACGATCTGATTTTAGTTACAGCAGCACCTCCTTATCTTCCCGAAAACCTCGTCGAACAACTCGCCCTAGGAGGTACTATGGTAATTCCGTTTGGGAAAAACAGGCAAATGCTGTACGTCATCTCAAAGAATAAAGATGGAAGCATCCATAGGAAAGAAATTCTCCCTGTAGTTTTCGTAACAATGCAAGACAGAAAACCCTTAAACTAACGGGCCTCTCTCTATCTTACCACGACAGGAAAAACTGGGATACTACTATGTCCTAATGAATCAACAGATTGTACAGCAAAGAAGTAATTATCTTTTGAATAAGGA
The sequence above is drawn from the Microbacter margulisiae genome and encodes:
- the dnaK gene encoding molecular chaperone DnaK, whose translation is MGKIIGIDLGTTNSCVAVMEGNEPVVIANSEGKRTTPSIVAFIDGGERKVGDPAKRQAITNSRNTIFSIKRFMGETYDQVTKEINRVPYQVARGENNTPRVDIDGRLYTPQEISAMILQKMKKTAEDYLGQEVTEAVITVPAYFSDAQRQATKEAGEIAGLNVRRIVNEPTAASLAYGLDKVHKDMKIAVFDLGGGTFDISILELGDGVFEVKSTNGDTHLGGDDFDHVIIDWLAQEFLNEEGIDLRKDPMALQRLKEAAEKAKIELSSSTSTEINLPYIMPVNGIPKHLVKTLTRAKFEQLADSLIQSTIEPCRKALSDAGLKVSEIDEVILVGGSTRIPAIQSIVEKFFGKAPSKGVNPDEVVAVGAAIQGAVLAGDVKDILLLDVTPLSLGIETYGGVMTKLIEANTTIPTKKSEIFSTAADNQPSVEIRVLQGERPMARDNKQIGVFHLDGIPAAPRGVPQIEVSFDIDANGILKVSAKDKATGKEQSIRIEASSGLTDAEIKRMKDEAAANAEADQREKDRIDKLNHADSLIFNTEKQLNELGDKFPADKKAPIEAALNKLKEAHKAQDLTGIDAATKELESVLHAASQEMYNAQSAGGTQQGAYQQQAYDNPASESGNGKDNVTDVDYEEVK
- a CDS encoding DUF5652 family protein, which gives rise to MIHFLEPLRHYVWFGPTLISLFIWELCWKLITFWKAARRNHLVWFICIGIINTVGILPIIYLLIYRNTPEMHETKE
- a CDS encoding DUF3857 domain-containing protein; its protein translation is MKANNFTFDVFPANKTELGFNFIFIPAFRPNLRWLLFLSITLLSLTSYAGNDVQKFGKISDGEIKMTTFPADTSASAVILYEKGTAYYQINQGFQVYYEIYSKIKILKPEGVKYANVEVPYVDYGSGSHERVQDIDGYVYNFVNGKVEKTRLDKKYIFTDNEEGKHFRLKFSLPNVKAGSLIEYKYTIVSDLEGRIRPWRFQNSIPVLESIYDVTVPNYFIFNINEKGYYPFTTKKEPVNQTFIFNGDMASIPCTHLFMKAENLPALKKESYVPNMNDYYSGVSFEISGVQVPGQLYKSFALTWNEVEKALLDDPEFGDNLKQSGFFKDEVKAIASSQLTDRDKIDALYHLVQAKVKWNKKEALYTSKLKKAIKDGVGNSAEINFILLDMLKDAGYNAFPVVMSKRSEGHLPIANPSIDGFNYFVVGVITSQDTLYMDASRKNAPINVLDEDYLVDRALAIRGPEGNQSTWVDLSHVAPSTNYDICKIEFENGKMIVNVTSTKNNQAAYVFRENYETYKNQEERIDALQSKFGISISNYSIQGLDSVNKPVVEKYTFAKPFALSDSVVFLNPLTIFNDNSNPFKAEKRDLPVEFSYPFTDLTSVVISVPKGYALEALPKSEKSSIKQNDATYRYMLQKDDHFLRMMVVLSLNETIYPVTDYGYLRDFWANLTAQDNQEIVLKKITL
- a CDS encoding protein-L-isoaspartate(D-aspartate) O-methyltransferase; its protein translation is MDAEEQARNNMVIKQIENRGISNQSVLQSIKKVPRHLFVPPAYRHAAYGDHPLPTSCGQTISQPYIVALMTELLVPQKHHKALEIGTGTGYQTAILAELVQEVYTIEIYSQLQETAKNTLTSLGYQNIRFILGNGYEGYLAAAPYDLILVTAAPPYLPENLVEQLALGGTMVIPFGKNRQMLYVISKNKDGSIHRKEILPVVFVTMQDRKPLN
- a CDS encoding DUF3857 domain-containing protein, with the translated sequence MKRFISILYLVFFSFVVTLAQKECFYPVSQIPDSLRKNAYSVVRYESNDFEYINSENGVLKVTRAVTILNDKGSDAANFSDGVGKFWKLKKFSGKILDQTGKVIKKIKMSDLRTSSISTELATDESISYYECSQPVYPYTVVYEYEEDWVNGMMDFPSFSPMQDFQQSVQQAVYHLTMPMNVKFQAFARNMPQTADSTMEKNHSIYTWMLNGLPAIDEEDLMPSFYTLAPRLQLKPVMFSFDKSTGSLASWQDVGQWLWMLSAKQDELPPDAVQKIQEITSGARSEKEKVKRLYHYLQSSTRYVSIQLGIGSYQPMPAATVYKTGFSDCKGLSNYMMAMLKVIGIPSFYTIINTDRAHLITSFASPRQANHAILIVPLGKDTIPLECTSSVVPFGYIHHEIAGHDALLVTSAGGRLYHLPSYPDSASYVRTAMYINLSNSGELQAKIHSVYTLSHYEEMLPFEKIANNDDRIKIIAADYHLPSLKISNIALVDHHDSLPSLELTYSLSSDTYATLSGSHMFVSVNPRKNLYPFFSSKFRKYPIVIQNGNMESDTLIITIPNDLTIEKVPADISLQKSFGKFFSHISIHDKTLKIVQTIAIPAEELPAKGKDDFKSFLDTVNQAYQDQIVLRKL
- a CDS encoding TIM-barrel domain-containing protein; its protein translation is MKKLALITSCLIWFVITIVAQNQAQYERFVTSSGAYTVSQYKDSIYKINFQPNGYKHNESISDAVILKPETIKKKLPVVLYHDSLVVNHRFVIASTFHNGHYRGFNIALKKGEKIFGTGERALPLNRRGYHLDLYNIPHYGYGVGEKNLNYEVPFLTTSCGYGLFFDNVSKAYLDLGKSNSKVLQYGAYSGALTVYVIFGDYQTILHSYYQLTGTQPIPPRWAFGNLMSRFGYTSQAQVDQILKKMTQDSIPVDAVIFDLFWFGDHIKHTLGNLEWVDKKNWPDPKAMISGFSKQGIKTILVTEPYLVKNSLHYNEAKPYFAVDSTGKKPYFLTQFYFGNGGLLDLFRKDTQNWFWQFYQRQMKNGVEGWWGDLGEPETHPANMFHNLKTLGFKRLFSADEVHNYFGHVWTKMLFEKYAQFYPDKRLFSLNRSGYAGTQRYCIFPWTGDVGRNWSGLQAQLMVLLGMSMSGIPYVHSDAGGFAGGDGDYELYVRWLQFAAFTPIFRPHGTALYKMDTTAFSFPSEAALMPEPYRYYAKQAIYTRYRLLPYNYTLGYQQAKNGQPLISPLYYWYPNDTIANHIQDEYMWGDEILVAPVIEKGATTRTYYLPAGKWYSILTHKIMIGNQFYTEQCPLADIPYFYKEGSFIPEDKTIEQAGRYNGGDLIILYVPSTKHSSYDLFNDDGISKSSLKDKHYELIHFASDGFHAHGGTISIVSNHGQYYGKPFKRHFDLQIPMNERCPNTILFNGERISLASNSRHKDLQVSYINGILHCMFTFDGKPVTIKLEE